One stretch of Oncorhynchus gorbuscha isolate QuinsamMale2020 ecotype Even-year linkage group LG21, OgorEven_v1.0, whole genome shotgun sequence DNA includes these proteins:
- the LOC124007846 gene encoding serine protease HTRA3-like isoform X1 codes for MQVLLFATVLFCVEDFVRAEPKQKCTERCDVSTCPSPSCPMGYVPDRCNCCLVCAQGEGEPCGRKDDLPCGDGLDCKHPAGKRLAKGFCQCKLVHKVCGSDGNTYGNVCQLKAQSRKALQQGLPAINSVQKGPCKINQNKGTSHPTSPRYKFNFIADVVEKIAPAVVHIELFLRHPLFGRNVPLSSGSGFVMSETGLIVTNAHVVSSTTPMSGHQQLKVQMHSGDIYEATIKDIDKKSDIATIKVNSLKKLSVLLLGHSADLRPGEFVVAIGSPFALQNTVTTGIVSTAQRDGKELGIRDSDMGYVQTDAIINYGNSGGPLVNLDGEVIGINTLKVAAGISFAIPSDRITRFLNESMDKQSKEVRSLKKRFIGIRMLTITSALVEELKQQNPDFPDVSSGIYVHEVVPHSPAQKGGIRDGDIIVKLNGRPLLTTADLQGALTEETTLLLEVRRGNDDLLFNIQPDVIMQ; via the exons ATGCAGGTCCTTCTGTTTGCCACCGTTCTCTTCTGCGTGGAGGACTTCGTCCGTGCTGAGCCCAAACAGAAGTGCACAGAGCGCTGCGACGTGAGCACTTGCCCCAGCCCCAGCTGCCCGATGGGGTACGTTCCAGACCGATGCAACTGCTGCCTGGTATGCGCCCAGGGCGAAGGCGAACCATGCGGGCGCAAAGACGACCTTCCCTGCGGTGATGGACTCGACTGCAAGCACCCGGCCGGCAAGCGTCTCGCCAAGGGGTTCTGCCAGTGTAAATTAGTGCATAAAGTGTGCGGCAGTGATGGCAATACATATGGGAACGTGTGTCAGCTTAAGGCGCAGAGTAGGAAGGCACTGCAACAGGGTCTGCCAGCCATCAACTCGGTCCAGAAGGGACCATGCAAAATCAACCAAAACAAAG GTACTTCACACCCCACCAGTCCCAGGTATAAGTTTAACTTCATAGCTGACGTGGTGGAGAAGATCGCTCCGGCTGTGGTCCACATCGAACTCTTCCTCAG ACACCCTCTGTTCGGCCGGAACGTCCCTCTGTCCAGCGGGTCAGGCTTTGTGATGTCAGAGACGGGCCTGATAGTGACCAATGCCCACGTCGTGTCCAGCACCACGCCTATGTCAGGTCATCAGCAGCTCAAGGTTCAGATGCACAGTGGTGACATCTACGAGGCGACCATCAAGGACATTGACAAGAAGTCCGACATCGCCACCATAAAAGTCAACTCACTG AAAAAGCTCTCTGTGCTGTTGCTAGGCCACTCGGCCGACCTTCGACCCGGTGAGTTTGTGGTTGCGATCGGCAGCCCCTTTGCGCTCCAGAACACGGTTACCACGGGGATCGTGAGCACGGCCCAGAGGGACGGCAAAGAGCTGGGCATCAGGGACTCTGACATGGGCTATGTACAGACGGACGCCATCATTAAC TATGGAAATTCAGGTGGACCTCTCGTTAACTTG GATGGTGAGGTGATCGGCATCAACACTCTCAAGGTGGCTGCTGGGATTTCCTTCGCCATCCCCTCTGATAGGATCACACGCTTCCTCAACGAATCAATGGACAAGCAGAGCAAAG AAGTGAGATCACTGAAGAAGCGGTTTATTGGAATAAGGATGCTCACCATCACCTCAGC CCTGGTTGAGGAGCTGAAGCAGCAGAACCCAGACTTCCCTGATGTCTCTAGTGGGATCTACGTTCATGAAGTGGTTCCTCACTCTCCTGCACAGAA AGGTGGAATCAGAGACGGCGACATCATCGTGAAGCTGAACGGCCGTCCGCTGCTGACCACTGCTGACCTACAGGGGGCGCTCACAGAGGAGACGACTCTGCTGTTGGAGGTCAGGAGGGGCAACGACGACCTACTCTTCAACATCCAGCCTGATGTCATTATGCAGTAA
- the LOC124007846 gene encoding serine protease HTRA3-like isoform X2: MQNQPKQSIGTSHPTSPRYKFNFIADVVEKIAPAVVHIELFLRHPLFGRNVPLSSGSGFVMSETGLIVTNAHVVSSTTPMSGHQQLKVQMHSGDIYEATIKDIDKKSDIATIKVNSLKKLSVLLLGHSADLRPGEFVVAIGSPFALQNTVTTGIVSTAQRDGKELGIRDSDMGYVQTDAIINYGNSGGPLVNLDGEVIGINTLKVAAGISFAIPSDRITRFLNESMDKQSKEVRSLKKRFIGIRMLTITSALVEELKQQNPDFPDVSSGIYVHEVVPHSPAQKGGIRDGDIIVKLNGRPLLTTADLQGALTEETTLLLEVRRGNDDLLFNIQPDVIMQ; the protein is encoded by the exons ATGCAAAATCAACCAAAACAAAG TATAGGTACTTCACACCCCACCAGTCCCAGGTATAAGTTTAACTTCATAGCTGACGTGGTGGAGAAGATCGCTCCGGCTGTGGTCCACATCGAACTCTTCCTCAG ACACCCTCTGTTCGGCCGGAACGTCCCTCTGTCCAGCGGGTCAGGCTTTGTGATGTCAGAGACGGGCCTGATAGTGACCAATGCCCACGTCGTGTCCAGCACCACGCCTATGTCAGGTCATCAGCAGCTCAAGGTTCAGATGCACAGTGGTGACATCTACGAGGCGACCATCAAGGACATTGACAAGAAGTCCGACATCGCCACCATAAAAGTCAACTCACTG AAAAAGCTCTCTGTGCTGTTGCTAGGCCACTCGGCCGACCTTCGACCCGGTGAGTTTGTGGTTGCGATCGGCAGCCCCTTTGCGCTCCAGAACACGGTTACCACGGGGATCGTGAGCACGGCCCAGAGGGACGGCAAAGAGCTGGGCATCAGGGACTCTGACATGGGCTATGTACAGACGGACGCCATCATTAAC TATGGAAATTCAGGTGGACCTCTCGTTAACTTG GATGGTGAGGTGATCGGCATCAACACTCTCAAGGTGGCTGCTGGGATTTCCTTCGCCATCCCCTCTGATAGGATCACACGCTTCCTCAACGAATCAATGGACAAGCAGAGCAAAG AAGTGAGATCACTGAAGAAGCGGTTTATTGGAATAAGGATGCTCACCATCACCTCAGC CCTGGTTGAGGAGCTGAAGCAGCAGAACCCAGACTTCCCTGATGTCTCTAGTGGGATCTACGTTCATGAAGTGGTTCCTCACTCTCCTGCACAGAA AGGTGGAATCAGAGACGGCGACATCATCGTGAAGCTGAACGGCCGTCCGCTGCTGACCACTGCTGACCTACAGGGGGCGCTCACAGAGGAGACGACTCTGCTGTTGGAGGTCAGGAGGGGCAACGACGACCTACTCTTCAACATCCAGCCTGATGTCATTATGCAGTAA